In one Ornithorhynchus anatinus isolate Pmale09 chromosome 19, mOrnAna1.pri.v4, whole genome shotgun sequence genomic region, the following are encoded:
- the MFSD4B gene encoding sodium-dependent glucose transporter 1 isoform X2, translating into MSIAILGPTFQDLASNVNSNISSISFIFVGRSFGYLGGSVIGGILFDCMNHFLLLGISMLATAIGLYLVPFCKRAILLAVMMSVFGVSMGVLDTGGNILILETWEQRAAPHLQALHFSFALGAFVAPILAKLALGGVGPAGNVTGADQANLSARDPPAAADLEAVFGLPADMNFLLSYVVTGTYVFVVFICILVLFLKRSPSQEKTKASAQKSQTAKYHKTLLGLLFIFFFFYVGAEVTYGSYVFSFATRHVHVKESEAAGLNSVFWGAFAACRGAAICFATCLYPGTMIVMSNIGSLLSSLLLVLFYKSPVCLWSATAVYGASMATTFPSGISWIEQYTTIRGKSASLFVVGAALGEMVIPAVVGTLQGEYSHLPVVLYTSLGSALATALLFPVMYKFATSPLERTLKKNRKSEDQKALLPGSGLNDGEEEEEVAESWNEAAFEVIEMNEGLQSSVLEPSRAIPGGVLAPVSNQHCSYNVVVDSSPRILGNSPEKQVITAQEKNV; encoded by the exons ATGAGTATCGCGATTCTCGGACCCACATTTCAAGATTTGGCCTCAAATGTGAACAGCAACATTAGtagtatttcttttatttttgtggGCCGCTCATTTGGATATCTGGGTGGTTCTGTGATTGGTGGAATTCTCTTTGACTGCATgaatcattttcttcttttgg GAATTTCGATGTTGGCCACAGCCATTGGTCTCTATCTTGTCCCATTCTGCAAGAGAGCGATCTTACTCGCCGTTATGATGTCAGTCTTTGGAGTTTCTATGGGAGTTCTAGACACAG GTGGCAATATCCTCATCCTAGAGACTTGGGAGCAGAGAGCAGCACCTCACCTGCAGGCCTTGCACTTCAGCTTTGCCCTGGGGGCCTTTGTGGCTCCAATCCTGGCCAAATTGGCACTGGGCGGCGTTGGCCCGGCCGGGAATGTGACGGGGGCTGACCAGGCGAATCTGTCTGCCCGCGACCCTCCGGCTGCGGCCGATCTGGAAGCTGTGTTCGGGCTCCCCGCCGATATGAATTTTCTTTTGTCCTACGTTGTTACAGGAACCTATGTTTTTGTGGTTTTCATCTGTATTTTGGTTTTATTTCTCAAGAGGAGCCCAAGTCAGGAGAAAACGAAAGCATCTGCTCAGAAGTCCCAGACTGCCAAATATCATAAGACCCTCCTGGGCCTCcttttcatcttcttcttcttctacgtCGGCGCCGAGGTGACGTACGGCTCTTACGTCTTTTCTTTTGCGACGCGGCACGTCCACGTGAAAGAGAGCGAGGCGGCGGGGCTCAACTCGGTATTCTGGGGGGCGTTTGCGGCGTGCAGGGGCGCGGCCATCTGCTTCGCTACGTGTCTCTACCCTGGGACCATGATCGTGATGAGCAATATTGGCAGCTTGCTTTCTTCTCTGCTCCTGGTCCTTTTCTATAAAAGTCCAGTTTGCCTCTGGTCAGCCACGGCTGTGTATGGGGCCTCAATGGCCACCACCTTCCCTAGCGGCATTTCCTGGATCGAGCAGTACACGACCATCAGGGGCAAGTCTGCTTCTTTGTTTGTGGTCGGCGCCGCCTTGGGAGAGATGGTTATTCCTGCCGTGGTCGGAACTCTTCAGGGAGAGTATTCCCATCTCCCCGTGGTCCTCTATACCTCTCTGGGGTCAGCGCTAGCCACTGCTCTCTTGTTCCCTGTGATGTACAAATTTGCAACCTCACCTCTTGAGAGGACActgaagaaaaacagaaagagtGAAGATCAGAAAGCACTGCTGCCTGGCTCTGGGCTTAATGAtggtgaagaagaggaggaggtggcagaaAGTTGGAATGAAGCTGCCTTTGAAGTGATTGAGATGAATGAGGggctgcagagctctgtgctcgaGCCATCTAGGGCAATCCCTGGGGGAGTTCTGGCTCCGGTTTCTAATCAGCATTGTTCATACAATGTAGTCGTTGATTCCTCCCCCCGAATTCTGGGCAACTCCCCAGAGAAGCAAGTCATTACTGCCCAGGAAAAGAACGTTTAG
- the MFSD4B gene encoding sodium-dependent glucose transporter 1 isoform X1: MGDGGEDTAGSLKGMSIAILGPTFQDLASNVNSNISSISFIFVGRSFGYLGGSVIGGILFDCMNHFLLLGISMLATAIGLYLVPFCKRAILLAVMMSVFGVSMGVLDTGGNILILETWEQRAAPHLQALHFSFALGAFVAPILAKLALGGVGPAGNVTGADQANLSARDPPAAADLEAVFGLPADMNFLLSYVVTGTYVFVVFICILVLFLKRSPSQEKTKASAQKSQTAKYHKTLLGLLFIFFFFYVGAEVTYGSYVFSFATRHVHVKESEAAGLNSVFWGAFAACRGAAICFATCLYPGTMIVMSNIGSLLSSLLLVLFYKSPVCLWSATAVYGASMATTFPSGISWIEQYTTIRGKSASLFVVGAALGEMVIPAVVGTLQGEYSHLPVVLYTSLGSALATALLFPVMYKFATSPLERTLKKNRKSEDQKALLPGSGLNDGEEEEEVAESWNEAAFEVIEMNEGLQSSVLEPSRAIPGGVLAPVSNQHCSYNVVVDSSPRILGNSPEKQVITAQEKNV, encoded by the exons GGCATGAGTATCGCGATTCTCGGACCCACATTTCAAGATTTGGCCTCAAATGTGAACAGCAACATTAGtagtatttcttttatttttgtggGCCGCTCATTTGGATATCTGGGTGGTTCTGTGATTGGTGGAATTCTCTTTGACTGCATgaatcattttcttcttttgg GAATTTCGATGTTGGCCACAGCCATTGGTCTCTATCTTGTCCCATTCTGCAAGAGAGCGATCTTACTCGCCGTTATGATGTCAGTCTTTGGAGTTTCTATGGGAGTTCTAGACACAG GTGGCAATATCCTCATCCTAGAGACTTGGGAGCAGAGAGCAGCACCTCACCTGCAGGCCTTGCACTTCAGCTTTGCCCTGGGGGCCTTTGTGGCTCCAATCCTGGCCAAATTGGCACTGGGCGGCGTTGGCCCGGCCGGGAATGTGACGGGGGCTGACCAGGCGAATCTGTCTGCCCGCGACCCTCCGGCTGCGGCCGATCTGGAAGCTGTGTTCGGGCTCCCCGCCGATATGAATTTTCTTTTGTCCTACGTTGTTACAGGAACCTATGTTTTTGTGGTTTTCATCTGTATTTTGGTTTTATTTCTCAAGAGGAGCCCAAGTCAGGAGAAAACGAAAGCATCTGCTCAGAAGTCCCAGACTGCCAAATATCATAAGACCCTCCTGGGCCTCcttttcatcttcttcttcttctacgtCGGCGCCGAGGTGACGTACGGCTCTTACGTCTTTTCTTTTGCGACGCGGCACGTCCACGTGAAAGAGAGCGAGGCGGCGGGGCTCAACTCGGTATTCTGGGGGGCGTTTGCGGCGTGCAGGGGCGCGGCCATCTGCTTCGCTACGTGTCTCTACCCTGGGACCATGATCGTGATGAGCAATATTGGCAGCTTGCTTTCTTCTCTGCTCCTGGTCCTTTTCTATAAAAGTCCAGTTTGCCTCTGGTCAGCCACGGCTGTGTATGGGGCCTCAATGGCCACCACCTTCCCTAGCGGCATTTCCTGGATCGAGCAGTACACGACCATCAGGGGCAAGTCTGCTTCTTTGTTTGTGGTCGGCGCCGCCTTGGGAGAGATGGTTATTCCTGCCGTGGTCGGAACTCTTCAGGGAGAGTATTCCCATCTCCCCGTGGTCCTCTATACCTCTCTGGGGTCAGCGCTAGCCACTGCTCTCTTGTTCCCTGTGATGTACAAATTTGCAACCTCACCTCTTGAGAGGACActgaagaaaaacagaaagagtGAAGATCAGAAAGCACTGCTGCCTGGCTCTGGGCTTAATGAtggtgaagaagaggaggaggtggcagaaAGTTGGAATGAAGCTGCCTTTGAAGTGATTGAGATGAATGAGGggctgcagagctctgtgctcgaGCCATCTAGGGCAATCCCTGGGGGAGTTCTGGCTCCGGTTTCTAATCAGCATTGTTCATACAATGTAGTCGTTGATTCCTCCCCCCGAATTCTGGGCAACTCCCCAGAGAAGCAAGTCATTACTGCCCAGGAAAAGAACGTTTAG